DNA from Leptotrichia trevisanii DSM 22070:
TATGGAATTGTCAAAAGGTAAATTGCTGAACATTTATGAGCGAATGCTTAGCATTAGAAATTTTGATTTAAAGGTAAATCAGCTTGTGAAAAGAGGAATGGTGCCTGGAATGACACATCTGTCAGTAGGAGAGGAAGCGGCGAATGTTGGCGCTATTGCAGCATTGAATGCTGATGATTTGATTACATCTAATCATAGAGGGCATGGACAGGTTATTGCTAAAGGGATTGACTTGAATGGAATGATGGCTGAAATTATGGGAAAGGCTACTGGAACTTGTAAAGGTAAAGGTGGTTCAATGCACATTGCCGATTTAGAAAGTGGAAACTTGGGAGCAAACGGAATTGTTGGTGGCGGACATGGGATGGCAGTTGGTGCAGCTTATACTCAAAAAGTTAAAAATACTGGAAAAATTGTAGTTTGTTTCTTTGGAGATGGAGCTACTAATGAAGGAAGCTTTCATGAGGCTATGAATTTGGCATCAGTATGGAATGTTCCTGTTATATTTTATTCAATTAATAACGGTTATGGAATCAGTACGTCAATTAATA
Protein-coding regions in this window:
- a CDS encoding thiamine pyrophosphate-dependent dehydrogenase E1 component subunit alpha, with the translated sequence MELSKGKLLNIYERMLSIRNFDLKVNQLVKRGMVPGMTHLSVGEEAANVGAIAALNADDLITSNHRGHGQVIAKGIDLNGMMAEIMGKATGTCKGKGGSMHIADLESGNLGANGIVGGGHGMAVGAAYTQKVKNTGKIVVCFFGDGATNEGSFHEAMNLASVWNVPVIFYSINNGYGISTSINKVTNVEHLYKRAVAYGMPGYFIEDGNDVLSVYETFEKAVKHVREGKGPVFIESITYRWFGHSSSDPGKYRTKEEVDGWKLKDPNLKFRNYLLENNIATEEELVELEERSKKQIENAVEFAKNSPEPTLESAFEDIFAN